One window from the genome of Rufibacter tibetensis encodes:
- a CDS encoding ABC transporter ATP-binding protein, which translates to MSEIGGSKTGSAFDWEVLRKIFRFVKPYQKVFYLVIFLTVASAILATIRPFLIQEMVDKQILQYNWQGVNRMFMWLIVLLVAHTAVSYFHTYFAGWLGQYVVRDIRIKLYEHILKLRLKFYDRTPIGTLVTRNVSDVETLSDVFSEGLAAMIGDVLQLLFILGYMFWIDWKLTLVSLSMFPLLIISTYIFKEKVKASFQEVRGAVAKLNAFVQEHITGMMVVQIFNNEEREMKKFQAINKEHTRANIKSVLYYSIYFPVAEVIGAAGTGLLVWYGAKGVIQDTVTLGSLIAFIMYIAMFFRPIRQIADRFNTLQLGVVSSERIMKLLESQEMISDSGTYAPKEIKGAVNFEKVWFAYNDEDWVLKGVSFDVHPGQTVALVGATGAGKTSIINLLSRFYEINKGIIRVDGRDVKEYDLEVLRQQIGVVLQDVFLFSGTIADNISLGNKDITEAQMWEAARLVGADRFIERLPGGLHYNVMERGATLSVGQRQLISFVRAMVYNPKIIILDEATSSVDSETEELIQFAIGQLMQGRTSIVIAHRLSTIQKADNIIVLDRGEIKESGRHEELIQSGGYYAQLHEMQYKNFV; encoded by the coding sequence ATGAGTGAAATAGGAGGCAGCAAGACCGGGAGTGCGTTTGACTGGGAAGTGCTGCGCAAGATATTCCGGTTTGTGAAACCGTACCAGAAGGTGTTTTATCTGGTGATTTTTTTAACGGTCGCCTCGGCGATTCTGGCTACTATCAGGCCGTTCCTCATCCAGGAAATGGTGGACAAACAGATTCTGCAGTACAACTGGCAGGGCGTGAACCGTATGTTTATGTGGCTCATTGTGCTGCTGGTGGCGCATACCGCCGTGTCTTACTTCCATACCTACTTTGCTGGTTGGTTGGGCCAGTACGTGGTGCGCGACATCAGGATAAAACTGTATGAGCACATTCTTAAACTCAGGCTTAAATTCTATGACCGCACACCCATAGGCACGCTGGTTACGCGTAATGTAAGCGACGTAGAGACTTTGTCTGACGTGTTTTCTGAAGGGTTGGCCGCTATGATTGGCGATGTGCTCCAACTGCTCTTCATCTTGGGGTACATGTTCTGGATTGACTGGAAACTCACGCTGGTCAGCCTTTCCATGTTCCCGCTGCTCATCATTAGTACCTATATCTTCAAGGAGAAAGTTAAGGCCTCGTTCCAGGAGGTGCGTGGCGCAGTGGCCAAACTCAACGCCTTTGTGCAGGAACATATCACGGGCATGATGGTGGTGCAGATCTTCAACAACGAGGAGCGGGAGATGAAGAAGTTCCAGGCCATCAACAAAGAGCATACCCGCGCTAACATCAAGTCTGTGTTGTACTACTCCATCTACTTTCCGGTGGCGGAGGTCATCGGTGCAGCCGGAACGGGACTGTTGGTATGGTACGGGGCCAAAGGCGTGATCCAGGACACCGTAACCCTGGGTTCTCTTATTGCCTTCATCATGTACATTGCCATGTTCTTTAGGCCCATCCGGCAGATTGCCGATAGGTTTAACACGCTGCAGTTGGGCGTGGTAAGCTCTGAGCGGATTATGAAACTGCTGGAAAGTCAGGAAATGATTTCAGACTCAGGCACGTATGCACCCAAAGAAATCAAAGGTGCAGTAAACTTTGAGAAGGTGTGGTTTGCTTACAATGACGAGGATTGGGTGTTGAAAGGCGTTTCTTTTGACGTGCATCCTGGACAGACGGTGGCGCTGGTGGGTGCCACAGGAGCCGGTAAAACGTCCATCATCAACCTTCTGAGCCGCTTTTACGAGATCAACAAAGGAATTATTAGGGTAGATGGCCGCGATGTGAAAGAGTATGATCTGGAGGTGCTGCGCCAGCAGATTGGCGTAGTGCTGCAGGATGTATTCCTGTTCTCTGGTACCATCGCAGACAACATCAGCCTGGGCAATAAAGACATTACCGAGGCCCAGATGTGGGAAGCTGCCCGTTTAGTAGGCGCTGATAGGTTTATTGAGCGTCTGCCCGGCGGTCTGCACTACAACGTGATGGAACGCGGCGCTACCCTGTCGGTGGGGCAGCGGCAGCTGATCTCGTTTGTGCGCGCCATGGTGTACAACCCCAAAATCATCATCCTAGACGAGGCCACTTCCAGCGTAGACTCTGAAACCGAGGAACTGATTCAGTTCGCCATCGGGCAGTTGATGCAGGGCCGTACCTCCATTGTCATTGCCCACCGCCTCTCCACCATCCAGAAAGCCGACAATATCATTGTGCTGGACCGTGGCGAGATCAAAGAAAGCGGACGCCATGAGGAGCTGATCCAGTCGGGTGGGTACTACGCCCAGTTGCACGAGATGCAGTACAAGAACTTTGTGTAA
- the truA gene encoding tRNA pseudouridine(38-40) synthase TruA — protein MRYFLEVAYDGTRFHGWQLQPNALTVQEVLDDCLCKVFRLPQVETVGSGRTDTGVHATQQWVHVDLPQAVQPEEIQHKLNRILPADISVGQVLPVGSEAHTRFDAISRTYEYRITLQKNPFLVRHAYYLSRKPDVANMNEAAQTLLQLEDFTTFSKVKGDTKHYRCTITQAQWREEGEQLVFTIKANRFLRGMVRLVVGTLLDVGKGKLTVAQFRDLIERQDRRLASGAAPAQGLFLYRVEYPENYFTQQRVSFEELLAAQIREEESSL, from the coding sequence ATGCGGTATTTTTTAGAAGTGGCGTATGATGGCACCAGGTTCCACGGGTGGCAGCTACAACCCAATGCGCTAACCGTGCAGGAGGTGTTAGATGATTGCCTGTGTAAGGTGTTCAGGTTGCCCCAGGTAGAAACAGTAGGCAGCGGCCGCACCGATACGGGCGTACACGCTACCCAGCAGTGGGTGCACGTAGACTTGCCACAGGCAGTTCAGCCCGAAGAGATCCAGCACAAGCTCAATCGCATTTTGCCGGCAGATATCTCCGTTGGGCAGGTGCTGCCGGTAGGTTCAGAGGCACACACCCGGTTTGATGCCATCAGCCGCACTTATGAGTACCGCATCACGTTGCAGAAGAACCCGTTTCTGGTACGGCACGCCTACTATCTTTCCAGGAAGCCCGACGTGGCTAACATGAACGAGGCTGCGCAGACATTACTGCAACTGGAGGATTTTACCACTTTCTCTAAAGTAAAAGGCGACACCAAACACTACCGCTGCACTATTACCCAAGCCCAGTGGCGCGAAGAAGGAGAGCAACTGGTATTTACTATCAAAGCCAATCGGTTTTTGCGTGGCATGGTGCGGTTGGTGGTAGGTACGCTGTTAGATGTGGGCAAGGGCAAACTGACGGTGGCGCAGTTCAGAGACCTGATTGAACGGCAAGACCGGCGTCTGGCCAGCGGGGCGGCTCCTGCCCAAGGGTTGTTTCTTTATCGCGTAGAATATCCTGAAAACTATTTTACGCAGCAGAGGGTATCCTTTGAGGAACTCCTTGCTGCTCAGATAAGAGAAGAGGAGTCTTCTTTATGA
- a CDS encoding DUF4293 domain-containing protein — protein sequence MIQRVQSVFLFLIVVAMVAMFFVPIWAKTNPADGREYALTAFSLGPVSGAGASTNTIVIAILAGLAGLIALYEIFQYKSRLTQMKLGLVNSLVMAALMGAAFYFSSYVGEDLVKTQEQGEYLSGFYMPAFGLLMNVLANRFIKRDEDLVRSMDRLR from the coding sequence ATGATACAGAGAGTCCAGAGTGTTTTCCTGTTTTTGATTGTAGTAGCCATGGTGGCCATGTTCTTTGTGCCTATCTGGGCCAAAACCAATCCCGCCGATGGTCGGGAATATGCCTTAACCGCTTTTAGCTTAGGCCCGGTCTCAGGGGCAGGTGCTTCTACCAACACCATTGTGATTGCTATTCTGGCCGGTTTGGCTGGTTTGATTGCCTTGTATGAAATCTTCCAGTACAAAAGCCGTCTTACCCAGATGAAACTGGGTTTGGTGAACTCCCTAGTGATGGCCGCTTTAATGGGTGCTGCTTTCTACTTTTCTTCTTACGTAGGCGAAGACCTGGTAAAAACCCAAGAGCAGGGCGAGTACCTTTCTGGGTTTTACATGCCGGCCTTTGGCTTATTGATGAATGTACTGGCCAACCGCTTTATCAAGCGCGATGAGGACCTGGTACGTTCTATGGACCGTTTGCGCTAG
- a CDS encoding DUF4476 domain-containing protein produces MKRLYFLSFILLCLVEVLQAQPALDAALLVETQRGEYFHLTIGGRLINPVPSSRVAVGDLPAGRHILHLRVLGRGRRAQNITAEVILASGYESVYVLAPTVPGRTFPLVLRKVEEVPLSRPVPPATGTESCRYVMEGPDVDRVLRFMKEEGFDDRRLEIAKGEIKLTGGIMTDDLFLLMKAITFEERRVQLAKFAYDYVCDRNKFSRVFDALEFNSSKREMQDFLYKEIR; encoded by the coding sequence ATGAAACGTCTCTACTTCCTGAGTTTTATCTTGTTATGCCTGGTGGAGGTCCTTCAGGCGCAACCTGCCCTGGATGCCGCCCTTCTGGTAGAAACCCAACGCGGGGAATACTTCCATCTGACTATTGGCGGCCGTCTGATTAATCCAGTTCCTTCCAGCAGAGTAGCCGTAGGTGATTTGCCTGCGGGCCGGCATATCCTGCACCTGCGGGTACTAGGCAGGGGCCGAAGAGCCCAGAACATTACCGCCGAAGTTATCCTGGCTAGTGGTTATGAAAGCGTGTATGTGCTGGCCCCTACGGTACCGGGCAGAACCTTCCCGCTGGTGTTGCGCAAAGTAGAGGAGGTGCCTTTGTCGCGGCCTGTGCCACCGGCTACCGGAACTGAGAGTTGCCGCTACGTAATGGAAGGGCCAGACGTGGACCGGGTCCTGCGGTTCATGAAAGAGGAAGGCTTTGATGACAGAAGGCTGGAGATAGCCAAGGGTGAGATAAAACTGACTGGTGGCATTATGACTGATGACCTGTTCCTGCTCATGAAGGCCATCACGTTTGAGGAGCGCAGAGTGCAACTGGCTAAGTTCGCGTATGACTATGTCTGCGACCGGAATAAGTTTAGCCGGGTGTTTGATGCCCTGGAATTCAACAGCAGCAAACGTGAGATGCAGGATTTCCTATACAAAGAGATAAGATAG
- a CDS encoding AIR synthase related protein, with amino-acid sequence MENRYLQRGVSASKEDVHNAIKNIDKGLFPQAFCKIIPDLLVGDPEFCNIMHADGAGTKSALAYLYWRETGDLSVWKGIAQDAIVMNTDDLLCVGATDNILLSSTIGRNKNLVPGEVIAAIINGTEEVLQMLRDNGIGIYSTGGETADVGDLVRTIIVDSTVTARMRRSDVISNHTIQPGDVIVGFSSYGQTTYETEYNGGMGSNGLTSARHDVFSNYLAQNYPESFDPAVPANLVYSGNCKLTDINEETSLTVGKLVLSPTRTYAPLVQAILKDYRSQLHGMVHCSGGAQTKVLHFTKNVHIIKDNLLPVPPLFRLIQEQSNTSWQEMYKVFNMGHRLELYVPEAIAQDLISISQSFSLDAQIIGRVEASEKNELTIQSPYGQFQYEG; translated from the coding sequence ATGGAAAACCGGTATCTGCAGCGCGGCGTCTCCGCCTCTAAAGAAGATGTGCACAACGCCATCAAGAACATAGACAAAGGCTTGTTTCCACAGGCGTTCTGCAAAATCATCCCAGATCTGCTGGTAGGGGACCCCGAGTTCTGCAACATCATGCACGCAGATGGCGCCGGTACTAAGTCTGCGTTGGCGTACCTCTACTGGCGCGAAACCGGTGACCTCTCTGTCTGGAAAGGCATTGCGCAGGACGCCATTGTCATGAACACCGATGATCTGCTCTGCGTAGGCGCCACCGATAACATCCTGCTTTCCTCCACCATCGGGAGGAATAAGAACCTGGTGCCTGGCGAGGTAATTGCGGCCATTATCAATGGCACTGAGGAGGTTCTGCAGATGCTGCGCGACAACGGCATTGGCATTTACAGCACCGGTGGCGAGACCGCCGATGTAGGCGACCTGGTGCGCACCATCATTGTGGACAGCACTGTGACAGCCCGCATGCGACGCTCGGATGTTATCTCCAACCACACCATCCAGCCCGGCGATGTCATTGTAGGCTTCTCGTCGTATGGCCAAACCACTTATGAAACGGAGTATAACGGCGGCATGGGCAGCAACGGCCTTACCTCGGCCCGGCATGACGTGTTCTCCAATTACCTGGCCCAAAACTACCCGGAGAGTTTTGACCCGGCCGTGCCTGCTAATTTGGTGTACTCCGGTAACTGCAAGCTGACGGATATCAACGAAGAGACCAGCCTTACCGTGGGCAAACTGGTGTTGTCGCCTACCAGAACCTACGCGCCGTTGGTGCAAGCCATTTTGAAAGATTACCGAAGCCAACTGCACGGTATGGTGCATTGCAGCGGCGGGGCACAAACCAAGGTGCTGCATTTCACCAAAAACGTGCACATCATCAAAGACAATTTGTTGCCGGTGCCGCCGCTGTTCAGGTTGATTCAGGAGCAGAGCAACACTAGCTGGCAGGAGATGTACAAAGTCTTCAACATGGGCCACCGCCTGGAACTGTATGTACCAGAAGCCATTGCGCAAGACTTAATCAGCATCAGCCAATCGTTCAGCCTGGATGCGCAGATCATAGGCAGGGTAGAGGCTAGTGAGAAAAACGAACTCACCATTCAAAGCCCATACGGCCAGTTCCAGTACGAAGGATAG
- a CDS encoding OmpA family protein, giving the protein MMRQNRTFVLGVALSLAVAACGPFRSSVQKGDKNFGKEEYELAINNYQAALKKGRTGAELNFKLAEAYRLSNRLPQAEQYYKAALDARRTEEAMFRYGMALKANGKYEEATTQLQSYMAVASNKTFIRLAQLELENLKQVAPITSKPTYQIIRPVIAANTGASEFSPVLLNNELIFSSTREDVKYKGNGEGFLNLYVVPVADTGMTAAPSVRPFAAALNAPEVHDASPAFTNDGRTMVFARGNTGKKNGSADVDLYISQYKTNEWSEPRPASFNDPIAWDASPAFSPDGRTLYFSSNRRGGQGGRDIWKTTLDASGRFSRPENLGPTINTPGNESFPYVGPDSTLYIASDGHPGLGGLDLFRINGDSVINMGTPINSVGDDFSLLITGENQGFLASNRAGGQGGDDLYSFMKRQPKLVNFFVDGKVVERNEKTNATTPVGNIRVALQNAQGVKVQEASADVQGNFTFKLDSASVYSVIAERTGYFTARQPVSTQGKTPPQSQLTQPITDIRLTTTLTLSKIVRNRAIVVENIFYDYDKADIRPDAAVELDKLVQTLVDNPAITIELSSHTDSRGVDIYNQDLSQRRAQSAVDYIISKGIDPKRITARGYGESRPVVRNAKTEEQHQRNRRTEFTVTRIDEQPERE; this is encoded by the coding sequence ATGATGCGACAGAACAGAACCTTTGTACTGGGAGTAGCCTTGTCTTTGGCAGTGGCAGCTTGCGGGCCTTTCCGGAGCTCCGTGCAAAAAGGCGATAAGAACTTTGGCAAAGAAGAATACGAATTAGCCATCAATAACTATCAGGCCGCTTTAAAAAAAGGACGTACAGGGGCAGAACTTAATTTTAAGCTGGCTGAGGCTTACCGCCTCTCTAACCGTCTGCCGCAAGCTGAGCAGTACTACAAAGCGGCCTTAGATGCTCGCCGTACAGAGGAAGCCATGTTCCGTTATGGCATGGCCCTGAAAGCCAACGGCAAGTATGAAGAAGCGACTACCCAGTTGCAGAGCTACATGGCCGTTGCCTCCAACAAGACCTTTATACGGCTGGCGCAACTGGAGCTGGAAAACCTCAAGCAGGTAGCTCCCATCACCAGCAAGCCCACCTACCAGATCATAAGACCTGTCATCGCTGCTAATACCGGCGCCTCTGAGTTCTCGCCCGTCCTCCTGAACAACGAGCTGATTTTCTCTTCTACCCGCGAAGACGTCAAATACAAAGGCAACGGCGAAGGTTTCCTGAATTTGTACGTGGTGCCCGTGGCAGATACAGGCATGACCGCTGCCCCTTCGGTAAGGCCCTTTGCAGCGGCTTTGAATGCTCCAGAAGTGCATGATGCCTCCCCAGCCTTTACCAACGATGGCCGCACCATGGTGTTCGCCCGAGGCAACACCGGCAAGAAGAATGGCAGCGCGGACGTAGACCTCTACATCTCGCAGTACAAAACCAATGAATGGTCTGAGCCCCGCCCCGCCAGTTTCAATGACCCGATTGCCTGGGATGCCTCGCCGGCGTTTTCGCCCGATGGCCGCACCCTCTACTTCTCGTCTAACCGCCGGGGCGGACAAGGCGGACGGGACATCTGGAAAACCACACTAGACGCCAGCGGACGTTTCTCCCGTCCAGAGAACTTAGGGCCTACCATCAACACGCCTGGTAACGAGTCTTTTCCGTATGTGGGGCCAGACAGCACCTTGTACATCGCCTCAGACGGTCACCCTGGCTTAGGCGGACTGGATCTTTTCCGGATCAATGGTGACTCGGTCATTAACATGGGGACTCCTATCAACTCTGTGGGAGATGATTTCTCGCTTCTTATCACCGGTGAAAACCAAGGATTCTTAGCCTCTAACCGAGCCGGTGGCCAAGGCGGCGATGACCTGTATTCCTTCATGAAGCGCCAGCCTAAACTGGTCAACTTCTTTGTAGACGGCAAGGTGGTAGAACGGAACGAGAAAACAAACGCCACTACGCCGGTGGGCAACATTAGGGTGGCGCTGCAGAACGCGCAAGGCGTGAAAGTGCAGGAAGCTTCCGCTGATGTGCAGGGCAACTTCACCTTTAAACTGGATTCAGCCAGCGTGTACTCCGTAATTGCGGAAAGAACCGGCTATTTCACGGCGCGCCAGCCGGTGAGTACCCAAGGCAAAACGCCACCGCAAAGCCAGCTAACCCAGCCCATAACCGACATCAGGTTAACTACTACGCTCACACTCTCCAAGATTGTCCGGAACAGGGCCATTGTGGTAGAGAACATCTTCTATGACTATGACAAGGCTGATATCCGTCCGGATGCAGCCGTAGAGCTGGACAAATTGGTGCAGACGTTAGTAGATAACCCAGCCATCACCATTGAGCTGAGCTCACACACCGATAGCCGCGGGGTAGACATCTACAACCAGGACCTGTCGCAGCGTAGAGCGCAAAGTGCGGTAGACTACATCATCTCCAAAGGCATTGACCCTAAACGCATCACCGCCCGTGGTTATGGAGAGTCAAGACCAGTAGTACGCAATGCGAAAACCGAGGAGCAGCACCAACGCAACCGCCGGACAGAATTCACGGTGACCCGCATAGACGAACAACCAGAGCGAGAGTAG
- a CDS encoding (Fe-S)-binding protein: MSEKKQIQVPVMADLASRGETPEVLFWVGCAGAFDDRYKNVTRAFVRILEHVGTKYAVLGMEETCTGDPAKRAGNEFLFQMQAMTNIATLDGYGIKTIVTACPHCFNTIKNEYPALGGNYEVIHHSTFLQNLINEGKVKIAGGGEFKGKRITFHDSCYLGRANNIYEAPREVLAALDADLVEMKRSRANGLCCGAGGAQMWKEPEPGNKDINVERAEEAIGTGATIIASACPFCMTMMADGVKSQNKEDSVQVFDIAELIAQAEGINA; encoded by the coding sequence ATGTCAGAGAAAAAACAGATACAAGTACCCGTCATGGCCGACCTGGCCTCACGTGGCGAAACCCCTGAAGTGTTATTTTGGGTAGGTTGCGCCGGTGCCTTTGACGATCGCTATAAAAACGTTACCCGTGCCTTCGTTCGGATTTTAGAGCATGTGGGCACTAAATATGCTGTGTTAGGCATGGAAGAAACCTGCACCGGTGATCCAGCCAAGCGGGCCGGCAATGAGTTCCTGTTCCAGATGCAGGCCATGACCAACATCGCTACGCTGGACGGCTACGGCATCAAAACCATTGTGACCGCCTGTCCGCATTGCTTCAACACCATCAAGAACGAGTATCCGGCCTTGGGCGGAAACTACGAGGTGATTCACCACTCTACGTTCCTGCAGAACCTCATCAACGAAGGCAAAGTAAAAATTGCCGGTGGCGGCGAGTTCAAAGGCAAGCGTATTACCTTCCATGACTCCTGCTACCTGGGTCGCGCAAACAACATCTACGAAGCGCCTCGCGAAGTGCTGGCAGCCTTGGATGCCGACCTAGTGGAAATGAAACGCAGCCGCGCAAACGGACTTTGCTGCGGTGCTGGTGGTGCCCAGATGTGGAAAGAACCGGAACCTGGAAACAAAGACATCAACGTAGAGCGCGCCGAGGAAGCCATTGGCACCGGAGCCACCATCATCGCTAGTGCCTGCCCGTTCTGCATGACCATGATGGCCGACGGCGTGAAAAGCCAGAACAAAGAAGATTCAGTGCAGGTGTTTGACATTGCGGAACTCATTGCCCAAGCCGAAGGCATCAACGCGTAA
- a CDS encoding (Fe-S)-binding protein — protein sequence MISNIAFLIVAVLGIGLFVWQIRKIVRNINMGRDKEISGNVSERIKLLLLVAFGQQKMFKRPLPAVLHLFVYVGFIVINVEVIEILIDGIFGTHRVLGVLGPVYSVLMAINEVLALLVIIACVIFLARRTLTKVPRLTRGSEMRAWPKLDANVILITEIVLMFALFAFNIADQKLAQLSGHDLPGVFPVSGPLMNVFGSDVNTLQVIAGVGWWAHILGILAFMNYLPSSKHFHIITSFPNVYYTKLEPKGQFSNVESITHEIKAMLDPAYVVPPAPEGADPQKFGAKDVEDLTWKQLLDSYTCTECGRCTSVCPANITGKLLSPRKIVMDTRDRMEEKGESPLIFNPAHYNEESERVKVTEERTLLRGYVTPEELWACTTCNACVESCPVNINQLSTIIDLRRYLVLEESAAPTSLNTMFNNIENNGAPWAFSPSDRFNWADDLFVVSKN from the coding sequence GTGATCAGTAATATTGCCTTTTTAATAGTGGCGGTGCTAGGTATCGGTCTGTTTGTGTGGCAGATCCGTAAGATTGTCCGCAACATCAACATGGGACGTGACAAGGAGATTTCCGGTAACGTTTCTGAGCGCATAAAACTTCTTTTACTTGTTGCTTTTGGGCAACAAAAAATGTTCAAGCGGCCGTTGCCTGCCGTGTTGCACCTGTTTGTGTACGTCGGATTCATCGTGATTAACGTGGAGGTGATCGAAATCCTGATTGACGGCATCTTCGGGACGCACCGCGTTTTGGGCGTGTTGGGACCAGTGTACAGCGTGCTCATGGCCATCAATGAAGTGTTGGCGCTATTAGTCATCATTGCCTGTGTGATCTTCCTGGCTAGGCGCACGCTCACCAAGGTGCCCCGGCTTACGCGCGGTTCAGAGATGCGGGCTTGGCCTAAGCTAGACGCAAACGTGATCCTGATCACCGAGATCGTGCTCATGTTCGCCTTGTTTGCTTTCAACATTGCAGACCAGAAACTGGCGCAACTAAGCGGACACGACTTGCCTGGCGTATTTCCGGTAAGTGGCCCCTTGATGAACGTATTCGGGAGTGATGTTAATACCCTGCAAGTAATTGCCGGTGTTGGCTGGTGGGCGCACATTCTGGGTATTTTAGCCTTCATGAATTACCTGCCCAGTTCCAAGCACTTCCACATCATTACGTCCTTCCCTAACGTGTACTATACTAAACTGGAGCCCAAAGGCCAGTTCAGCAACGTGGAAAGCATCACGCATGAGATCAAAGCCATGCTGGATCCTGCCTACGTGGTGCCACCGGCGCCGGAAGGAGCTGATCCGCAGAAGTTTGGCGCCAAAGACGTGGAAGACCTTACCTGGAAACAGCTCCTGGATTCTTACACTTGTACCGAGTGCGGCCGTTGTACCAGCGTGTGCCCGGCTAACATTACCGGTAAACTATTGTCGCCGCGCAAGATTGTGATGGATACCCGTGACCGGATGGAGGAGAAAGGGGAATCACCGCTGATCTTTAATCCGGCTCATTACAATGAGGAATCTGAGCGCGTGAAAGTAACTGAAGAGCGTACGCTGCTGCGAGGGTACGTAACACCGGAAGAACTGTGGGCCTGTACCACTTGTAACGCCTGCGTAGAGTCTTGCCCAGTCAACATCAACCAGCTTTCTACCATCATAGACCTGCGGCGCTACCTAGTGCTGGAAGAATCTGCGGCCCCGACGTCACTCAACACCATGTTCAACAACATTGAGAACAACGGAGCGCCCTGGGCTTTCTCGCCAAGTGACCGTTTCAATTGGGCCGATGATTTGTTCGTGGTTTCTAAAAACTAG